One window of Halorussus sp. MSC15.2 genomic DNA carries:
- the gcvPB gene encoding aminomethyl-transferring glycine dehydrogenase subunit GcvPB → MRYDQARWTNESAEGDDDAEGQYEPLLSEKNSKRVEVESPLPDDLTRDSLELPDLSEPELARHYTRLSQMNYGVDSGPYPLGSCTMKYNPKFTEDVAALPSAAVHPDRSEGSVQGSLALMHGLQDYLARIGGMDAVSLQPPAGAAGEFTGILVAKAFHEQNGEGDQRDEIIVPDSAHGTNFASAALAGYEVVELPSGDDGRVDLEALEAAASERTALFMLTNPNTLGLFERDIEEIADVVHDAGGLLYYDGANLNALLGQARPGDMGFDIMHYNVHKTFATPHGGGGPGAGPVGVVSDLAEFLPAPRVREVGRRDGEGTGTGGVYERFDPENTVGKVHGFAGNWLVLVKAYAYIARLGDEGLTDASAKAVLNANYLASQIDYDIPFGPFHHEFVASAGDQDAADVAKRMLDYGVHPPTTKWPEIVPEALMTEPTEIEGKDTLDQLAEAFDAVAAEDDETLASAPNRTTAGRIDQTSAARDLRLSWQSLDDAE, encoded by the coding sequence ATGAGATACGACCAAGCACGTTGGACGAACGAGAGCGCGGAAGGCGACGATGACGCGGAGGGACAGTACGAACCGCTCCTCTCCGAGAAGAACTCGAAGAGGGTCGAGGTCGAGTCGCCGCTTCCGGACGACCTGACCCGCGACAGTCTCGAACTCCCCGACCTCTCGGAACCCGAACTCGCGCGCCACTACACGCGGCTCTCCCAGATGAACTACGGCGTCGATAGCGGGCCGTACCCCCTCGGGAGCTGTACGATGAAGTACAACCCCAAGTTCACCGAGGACGTGGCCGCGCTCCCGAGCGCCGCGGTCCACCCCGACCGCTCGGAGGGGAGCGTTCAGGGGAGCCTCGCGCTGATGCACGGGCTTCAGGACTATCTCGCCAGAATCGGCGGGATGGACGCGGTGAGCCTCCAGCCCCCGGCGGGCGCGGCGGGCGAGTTCACCGGGATTCTGGTCGCCAAGGCGTTCCACGAACAGAACGGCGAGGGCGACCAGCGCGACGAGATTATCGTCCCCGACAGCGCCCACGGGACGAACTTCGCCAGCGCCGCGCTGGCGGGCTACGAAGTCGTCGAACTCCCCTCGGGCGACGACGGCAGAGTCGATTTGGAGGCGCTCGAAGCCGCCGCCAGCGAGCGAACCGCGCTGTTCATGCTCACCAACCCCAACACGCTGGGTCTCTTCGAGCGCGACATCGAAGAGATAGCCGACGTCGTCCACGACGCCGGGGGACTGCTCTACTACGACGGCGCGAACCTCAACGCCCTGCTCGGACAGGCCCGGCCGGGCGACATGGGCTTCGACATCATGCACTACAACGTCCACAAGACGTTCGCCACGCCCCACGGCGGCGGCGGTCCGGGCGCGGGACCGGTCGGCGTCGTCTCGGACCTCGCGGAGTTCCTGCCCGCACCGCGCGTCCGGGAAGTCGGCAGACGCGACGGCGAGGGGACCGGAACCGGCGGCGTCTACGAGCGCTTCGACCCGGAGAACACGGTCGGCAAGGTCCACGGCTTCGCGGGCAACTGGCTCGTCCTCGTGAAGGCCTACGCCTACATCGCGCGACTCGGCGACGAGGGTCTCACGGACGCCTCGGCGAAGGCGGTCCTCAACGCCAACTACCTCGCCAGCCAGATAGACTACGACATCCCGTTCGGTCCGTTCCACCACGAGTTCGTCGCCAGCGCGGGCGACCAAGACGCCGCCGACGTGGCGAAGCGCATGCTCGACTACGGCGTCCACCCGCCGACGACCAAGTGGCCCGAAATCGTCCCGGAAGCGCTGATGACCGAACCCACCGAAATCGAGGGCAAGGACACCCTCGACCAACTCGCGGAGGCGTTCGACGCCGTCGCGGCCGAAGACGACGAGACGCTGGCGAGCGCGCCGAACCGGACCACGGCCGGACGAATCGACCAGACCAGCGCCGCGCGCGACCTCCGACTGTCGTGGCAGTCGCTGGACGACGCGGAGTGA
- a CDS encoding response regulator produces the protein MAPELLIVDDSDFQRTMVRQAVQDDFDVVGEAGDGNEAVELFEQHSPDVVTMDIMMPEMDGVAATERIKSSDNPPVVVMVTSVDQQEKMKEAVKAGADGYVTKPFEPEDVLSEIASVL, from the coding sequence ATGGCTCCAGAATTGTTAATCGTCGACGACAGCGACTTCCAGCGCACGATGGTCCGGCAGGCCGTGCAGGACGACTTCGACGTCGTCGGCGAGGCCGGAGACGGTAACGAGGCGGTCGAACTGTTCGAACAGCACTCGCCCGACGTGGTCACCATGGACATCATGATGCCCGAGATGGACGGCGTCGCGGCGACCGAGCGAATCAAGTCGAGCGACAACCCGCCGGTGGTCGTGATGGTGACGAGCGTGGACCAGCAGGAGAAGATGAAAGAGGCGGTCAAAGCGGGCGCGGACGGCTACGTGACCAAGCCCTTCGAACCCGAGGACGTCCTCTCGGAAATCGCGTCGGTTCTCTGA
- a CDS encoding class I SAM-dependent methyltransferase has product MRELSLDDLPKHSPWPARLLGREDWDEQAGFGGIGVSVYDEVYGKLLSLARANPEMDYRAVQRSANHHAEESPVAISRGESLYLVDVDEKQELQDEALVASFAGTLSGGETVVALGCGWGYELGVLADAYPDCEFVGGDPAENGVALARELFADRDRITVGEFDFRDDRWDLLEDVLADGSADDGTGADDGRNAEGSEGTGDVVLFTQGSLTALPSVRDVISETLADYLDRVRTGVHLEHVFELHPEDTLLGQLRRSYTDRREYNDDLLTALRATDGIEIASATYDVVGGNPLHPLSEIRWEAV; this is encoded by the coding sequence GTGCGCGAACTCTCGCTTGACGACCTGCCGAAGCACTCGCCGTGGCCCGCGCGCCTGCTCGGACGCGAGGACTGGGACGAGCAAGCCGGGTTCGGCGGCATCGGCGTGTCGGTCTACGACGAGGTGTACGGCAAACTGCTATCGCTCGCCCGCGCGAACCCCGAGATGGACTACCGCGCGGTCCAGCGGTCGGCGAACCACCACGCCGAGGAGAGTCCCGTGGCGATTTCGCGGGGCGAGAGCCTCTATCTCGTGGACGTGGACGAGAAGCAGGAGCTACAGGACGAGGCGCTGGTAGCCTCGTTCGCGGGGACGCTCTCGGGCGGCGAGACGGTCGTCGCGCTGGGGTGTGGTTGGGGGTACGAACTCGGCGTCCTCGCCGACGCCTACCCCGACTGCGAGTTCGTCGGCGGCGACCCCGCCGAGAACGGCGTGGCGCTGGCCCGCGAACTGTTCGCCGACCGCGACCGCATCACGGTCGGCGAGTTCGACTTCCGCGACGACCGATGGGACCTGTTGGAGGACGTGCTGGCAGACGGGAGTGCGGACGACGGTACGGGTGCAGACGACGGCAGGAATGCGGAAGGCAGCGAGGGGACGGGCGACGTGGTCCTGTTCACGCAGGGGTCGCTGACCGCGCTTCCGAGCGTCCGCGACGTGATATCCGAAACTCTCGCGGACTATCTCGACCGAGTCCGGACCGGTGTCCACCTCGAACACGTCTTCGAACTCCACCCCGAGGACACGCTCCTCGGGCAACTCCGCCGGAGCTACACCGACCGGCGGGAGTACAACGACGACCTGTTGACCGCGCTCCGCGCAACCGACGGTATCGAAATCGCCAGCGCGACCTACGACGTGGTCGGCGGTAACCCGCTCCATCCCCTCTCGGAGATTCGGTGGGAAGCGGTCTGA
- the thrS gene encoding threonine--tRNA ligase translates to MSQITVVLPDGSELELEEGATVEDAAYEIGPGLGRDTVAGVIDGELVDKASELPDGARLEIVTPSSDEYLDVLRHSAAHVFAQALQRLHPEARLTIGPWTDDGFYYDIYGVELDEEDLEAIEEEAYAIIEEDLEIERFERSREEAFEFYEENPFKREILDEEAADEESISFYEQGEFEDLCKGPHVESTGEIGGFALLSISGAYWRGDEDNEMLTRVYGTAFESEGELEEFIERREEAEERDHRKIGREMDLFSIPDHSPGAPHYHPNGMTIRRELEDYIRSKNDELGYDEVWTPELNKAELWKPTGHYDNFKEEGEMFAWEQDDTEYGLKPMNCANHAHIFDDHQYSYRDLPVRFSEFGTCYRNEQSGELSGLLRVRGFTQDDGHAFIRKDQIRGEILSALSVIDDIYGNFDLDVQYKLETKGDNAVGSDEIWSEATDALKDALESEGLEYDVEHGEAAFYGPKIGINAVDAIGREWTIGTVQLDFNIPERLDLTYVGEDNEEHRPVMVHRALLGSFERFMGVIIEHFKGNFPTWLAPEQVRILPVSDDNIGYAKQLQNRYLGDFRVEIEDRSWTVGKKIQQAHDDNVPYMLVVGDNEEEAGTVSVRDREEREEKDVSVEAFRDHLEGEVESKAVEPNFLD, encoded by the coding sequence ATGAGCCAGATTACGGTCGTCCTTCCCGACGGGTCCGAACTCGAACTCGAGGAAGGGGCCACGGTCGAAGACGCCGCGTACGAAATCGGCCCCGGTCTCGGCCGGGACACCGTCGCGGGCGTCATCGACGGCGAACTCGTGGACAAAGCCAGCGAACTCCCCGACGGCGCGAGACTGGAGATAGTCACGCCCTCCAGCGACGAGTACCTCGACGTGCTCCGCCACTCGGCGGCACACGTCTTCGCGCAGGCGCTCCAGCGCCTCCACCCCGAGGCCCGACTGACCATCGGGCCGTGGACCGACGACGGGTTCTACTACGACATCTACGGCGTCGAACTCGACGAGGAGGACCTCGAGGCCATCGAAGAGGAGGCCTACGCCATCATCGAGGAAGACCTCGAAATCGAACGGTTCGAGCGCTCTCGGGAGGAGGCGTTCGAGTTCTACGAGGAGAACCCCTTCAAGCGCGAGATTCTGGACGAGGAGGCCGCCGACGAGGAGTCGATTTCCTTCTACGAGCAGGGCGAGTTCGAGGACCTCTGTAAGGGACCCCACGTCGAGTCCACCGGCGAAATCGGCGGGTTCGCGCTGCTCTCTATCTCCGGCGCGTACTGGCGCGGCGACGAGGACAACGAGATGCTGACCCGCGTCTACGGTACCGCCTTCGAGAGCGAGGGCGAGTTGGAGGAGTTCATCGAGCGCAGAGAGGAGGCCGAGGAGCGCGACCACCGGAAAATCGGCCGCGAGATGGACCTGTTCTCCATCCCCGACCACTCGCCGGGCGCGCCCCACTACCACCCCAACGGGATGACGATTCGGCGCGAGTTGGAGGACTACATCCGGAGCAAGAACGACGAACTGGGTTACGACGAGGTCTGGACGCCCGAACTCAACAAGGCGGAACTCTGGAAGCCCACGGGTCACTACGACAACTTCAAGGAAGAGGGCGAGATGTTCGCGTGGGAGCAGGACGACACCGAGTACGGCCTGAAGCCGATGAACTGCGCGAACCACGCCCACATCTTCGACGACCACCAGTACTCCTATCGGGACCTGCCGGTCCGGTTCTCGGAGTTCGGCACCTGCTACCGCAACGAGCAGTCCGGCGAACTCTCGGGCCTGCTCCGCGTTCGCGGGTTCACGCAGGACGACGGTCACGCCTTCATCCGGAAGGACCAGATTCGCGGCGAAATCCTCTCGGCGCTGAGCGTCATCGACGACATCTACGGCAACTTCGACCTCGACGTCCAGTACAAACTGGAGACCAAGGGCGACAACGCCGTCGGCAGCGACGAAATCTGGTCGGAGGCGACAGACGCGCTGAAGGACGCCCTCGAATCCGAGGGGCTGGAGTACGACGTCGAACACGGTGAAGCGGCCTTCTACGGCCCGAAAATCGGCATCAACGCCGTGGACGCCATCGGCCGCGAGTGGACCATCGGCACGGTCCAACTCGACTTCAACATCCCCGAGCGCCTCGACCTGACCTACGTCGGCGAGGACAACGAGGAACACCGCCCGGTGATGGTCCACCGCGCGCTACTCGGTTCCTTCGAGCGGTTCATGGGCGTCATCATCGAGCACTTCAAGGGCAACTTCCCGACGTGGCTCGCGCCCGAGCAGGTCCGCATCCTGCCCGTCAGCGACGACAACATCGGTTACGCCAAACAGCTCCAGAACCGCTACCTCGGCGACTTCCGGGTCGAAATCGAGGACCGGTCGTGGACGGTCGGCAAGAAGATTCAGCAGGCCCACGACGACAACGTGCCCTACATGCTCGTCGTCGGCGACAACGAGGAGGAGGCCGGGACCGTCTCGGTTCGCGACCGCGAGGAGCGCGAGGAGAAGGACGTGAGCGTCGAGGCGTTCCGCGACCACCTCGAAGGCGAGGTCGAGAGCAAGGCGGTCGAACCGAACTTCCTCGACTGA
- a CDS encoding glutathione S-transferase N-terminal domain-containing protein, which yields MSVILYALDGCPYCETVHDALDDNDIEYETRWVEALHSERDEVKRVSGQRGVPVLIDEDAGVTMAESEQIVEYVETSLA from the coding sequence ATGTCAGTGATACTCTACGCGCTCGACGGTTGTCCGTACTGCGAAACGGTCCACGACGCGCTCGACGACAACGATATCGAGTACGAGACGCGATGGGTCGAGGCGCTCCACTCCGAACGCGACGAGGTGAAACGGGTCAGCGGCCAGCGCGGCGTCCCGGTTCTGATAGACGAAGACGCCGGCGTGACGATGGCCGAGAGCGAGCAAATCGTGGAATACGTCGAAACCTCGCTGGCCTGA
- a CDS encoding cob(I)yrinic acid a,c-diamide adenosyltransferase, whose protein sequence is MKIYTGRGDEGQTDLRDMSRVSKASPRIEAYGTVDEVNALVGRVRPTGHDDVDDQLREIQNHLHVVQADFANPDPDEDDPRVREEHVEQLERWIDGYDDELDPLESFILPGGGDAGARLHHARTVCRRAERRAVALEAEEDVNDAAVTYLNRLSDALFVLGRVVNQREDVPEESPTY, encoded by the coding sequence ATGAAGATTTACACCGGACGCGGCGACGAGGGCCAGACCGACCTCCGAGACATGTCGCGAGTCTCGAAGGCCAGTCCCCGAATCGAGGCCTACGGCACGGTAGACGAGGTGAACGCGCTCGTCGGGCGGGTTCGACCCACGGGACACGACGACGTGGACGACCAGTTACGGGAGATTCAGAACCACCTCCACGTCGTACAGGCGGACTTCGCCAATCCCGACCCCGACGAGGACGACCCGCGCGTCCGCGAGGAACACGTCGAGCAACTGGAGAGGTGGATAGACGGCTACGACGACGAACTCGACCCTCTCGAATCGTTCATCCTCCCCGGCGGCGGCGACGCGGGCGCACGACTCCACCACGCCCGGACGGTCTGTCGCCGCGCGGAGCGCCGCGCCGTGGCGCTCGAAGCGGAAGAGGACGTCAACGACGCCGCGGTGACGTACCTGAACCGACTCTCGGACGCCCTGTTCGTCCTCGGACGGGTCGTCAACCAGCGCGAGGACGTGCCCGAAGAGTCGCCGACGTACTGA
- a CDS encoding nuclear transport factor 2 family protein translates to MNPTETVEDYYAALRRGDPLAPFFAECADAVKFGVSERLEGYDAIAEGLAEQTRTTKDWSVESRRLRVSTSDSVAWFTDDVGLAWTDSAETRQSFDTRWSGVLESQSDEGEEARWRFVQMHVSAPHEI, encoded by the coding sequence ATGAACCCGACCGAGACCGTCGAGGACTACTACGCGGCGCTCCGCCGTGGCGACCCTCTCGCACCATTCTTCGCAGAGTGTGCGGACGCGGTGAAGTTCGGCGTGAGCGAGCGATTAGAGGGGTACGACGCCATCGCGGAGGGACTGGCCGAACAGACCCGGACGACGAAGGACTGGAGCGTCGAGAGCAGACGATTGCGGGTTAGCACCAGCGACTCCGTCGCGTGGTTCACGGACGACGTCGGACTCGCGTGGACCGATTCGGCGGAGACCCGACAGTCGTTCGACACGCGGTGGAGCGGCGTTCTCGAAAGCCAGTCAGACGAGGGTGAGGAAGCGCGCTGGCGATTCGTCCAGATGCACGTCAGCGCCCCGCACGAGATTTGA
- a CDS encoding zinc-dependent metalloprotease, with product MSLYRSVRAIADASGEGPIDWTAVAEAAKAVTPPGSLDLSETEREGYAADVRDARSRVREVSGAEFDVPETIEVQNRHHWIDANIDTFRRVMRPVEEHGPAVMPGVARTINTGTMSVMLTVLAKNVLGQYDPLLLAEGDEHALYFVRPNIERIAGELDVDYDRFRRWIAFHEVTHAAEFGAAPWLSDHLESRMESGIDALATGHLDREAFRELDAAMTAVEGYAELLMDGAFDDEYADLREKMEARRRGGDPVSRLVRRLLGLGLKRRQYERGKAFFDVVSAARGIEGASVVWDRPENLPTDAELDDPQRWLARVSP from the coding sequence GTGAGTCTCTATCGCAGCGTCCGGGCGATTGCCGACGCATCGGGCGAAGGACCTATCGACTGGACCGCCGTCGCCGAGGCCGCGAAGGCGGTGACGCCTCCCGGTTCGCTCGACCTCTCGGAGACCGAACGGGAAGGGTACGCGGCGGACGTTCGCGACGCCCGAAGCAGAGTACGCGAGGTGTCCGGGGCCGAGTTCGACGTGCCCGAGACCATCGAGGTGCAGAATCGCCACCACTGGATTGACGCCAACATCGACACCTTCCGGCGGGTGATGCGACCCGTCGAGGAACACGGTCCCGCGGTCATGCCGGGGGTCGCCCGGACGATTAACACCGGTACGATGTCGGTGATGCTCACGGTGCTGGCCAAGAACGTCCTCGGCCAGTACGACCCCCTTCTCCTCGCCGAGGGCGACGAACACGCCCTCTACTTCGTCCGGCCGAACATCGAGCGCATCGCCGGGGAACTCGACGTAGACTACGACCGGTTCCGGCGCTGGATAGCCTTCCACGAGGTGACCCACGCCGCGGAGTTCGGCGCGGCCCCGTGGCTCTCGGACCACCTCGAATCCCGGATGGAGTCGGGCATCGACGCGCTGGCGACGGGACACCTCGACCGCGAGGCGTTCCGCGAGTTAGACGCCGCGATGACCGCGGTCGAAGGGTACGCCGAACTCCTGATGGACGGCGCGTTCGACGACGAGTACGCCGACCTCCGCGAGAAGATGGAGGCACGCAGGCGCGGCGGCGACCCGGTCTCCCGACTCGTCCGCCGACTACTCGGTCTCGGCCTGAAACGGAGGCAGTACGAGCGCGGCAAGGCCTTCTTCGACGTAGTCTCGGCCGCGCGCGGTATCGAAGGCGCGAGCGTGGTGTGGGACCGCCCGGAGAATCTCCCGACCGACGCGGAACTGGACGACCCGCAACGCTGGTTGGCGCGGGTGAGTCCCTGA
- a CDS encoding Cdc6/Cdc18 family protein, whose product MATDDDVDRDPLFRYDEPIFADEDLLRISHLPGPNRIVGRDEHMQKVAEALNPAIFGQEPTHLFIFGKTGTGKSLISRSVSKRVENEARHEDVDVETAFIDCGEQTTEASVIKTVGRELNDRSETGISVPQRGLGTGDYYDRLWQIIDACSDVAIIILDEIDMLEDDEVLRKLSRAGENRRVTDSTIGIIGISNKIDFPDELNERVKSSFAHDELVFPPYDAHQLVDILQNRADAFRDEVLSDDAIPLTAALAAQEHGDARKAIDILRNAGRIATKEEDEKVTEQHVYAAKEKTEADRFAELIEGAPTQAKAILLALTVLTENKPHDQFPTQQIYRQYQTIARKLDMDSLSERRVQEILQEQDFLNVINSETKGRGRGRGVHTKHRLLEEPEIVKKVLNRDSRIADLGI is encoded by the coding sequence ATGGCTACCGACGACGACGTAGACCGCGACCCGCTCTTCCGGTACGACGAACCGATATTTGCCGATGAGGACCTCCTTCGAATCTCCCACCTCCCCGGGCCGAACCGAATCGTCGGCCGCGACGAACACATGCAGAAGGTCGCAGAGGCCCTCAACCCCGCCATCTTCGGTCAGGAACCCACCCACCTCTTCATCTTCGGAAAGACCGGGACCGGCAAGTCGCTCATCTCCCGCAGCGTCTCCAAGCGCGTCGAGAACGAGGCCCGCCACGAGGACGTGGACGTGGAGACGGCGTTCATCGACTGCGGCGAACAGACGACCGAAGCGTCGGTCATCAAGACGGTCGGCAGAGAACTCAACGACCGGAGCGAGACCGGCATCTCGGTTCCCCAGCGCGGACTCGGCACCGGCGACTACTACGACCGCCTCTGGCAGATAATCGACGCGTGCAGCGACGTGGCGATAATAATCCTCGACGAAATCGACATGCTGGAGGACGACGAGGTACTCCGAAAGCTCTCGCGCGCCGGTGAGAACCGCCGCGTGACCGACTCGACCATCGGTATCATCGGTATCTCGAACAAGATAGATTTCCCCGACGAACTCAACGAGCGCGTCAAGTCGAGCTTCGCGCACGACGAACTCGTGTTCCCACCGTACGACGCTCACCAGCTCGTGGACATCCTCCAGAACCGTGCCGACGCGTTCCGGGACGAGGTCCTCTCCGACGACGCCATCCCACTCACGGCTGCGTTGGCGGCGCAGGAACACGGCGACGCCCGAAAAGCGATAGACATCCTCCGGAACGCCGGGCGAATCGCAACCAAGGAGGAGGACGAGAAGGTGACCGAGCAACACGTCTACGCCGCGAAGGAGAAGACCGAGGCCGACCGGTTCGCCGAACTCATCGAGGGCGCGCCGACGCAGGCGAAGGCGATTCTGCTCGCGCTCACCGTACTGACCGAGAACAAGCCTCACGACCAGTTCCCGACCCAACAGATTTACCGGCAGTACCAAACCATCGCGCGGAAACTCGACATGGACTCGCTGTCCGAGCGCCGCGTTCAGGAGATTCTACAGGAGCAGGACTTCCTCAACGTCATCAACTCCGAGACCAAGGGCCGCGGCCGGGGCCGCGGAGTCCACACCAAGCACAGACTGCTCGAAGAACCCGAAATCGTGAAGAAGGTACTCAACCGGGATTCCCGAATCGCTGACCTCGGTATTTGA